The nucleotide window CTGCACCTGCGCGACGTACTCCGAAGCCCGGTCACTGTGCGCCGTCAGCCATTCGAGGTCCAGGCCGTTCGAATAGAACTTGCCGCCGCCCGTGGTCAGCAGGGCTCCCTCGACACCGTCCAAAAAGGAATGGACGCGCTGCAGCCAGTCCGGTGAGAAGCGGTTTTCGTCGTCGCCGAGGTCGAGCACGGAAACGGTCACGGTCGGTCCTTTTCTCGAGGGGGCACGGTCAGCACCGCCCGCACCGCGGCGGCCAGCCTCTCCCGCACCAGCGGATCGGTGATGTCGCGCCGGAAGAAGGCCGTCGGCAGGTCGACGACGCACGTCGTGATCACCTCGACCGCCAGGCCGTCGCCGCGGTCCCACAGCTGCCTGGCGAGCCGGACCAGCAGGGCGACCAGGCGTTTGTCCACCGCGTGCAGGGCTTCCGCCAGCTCGTCGGGCAGCTCCGGCCCGAACAGCCGGTCGCCCCGCACCTTCAGCAGCATCCGGGCGCCGTCGGGGCGCAGCAACGCGAACTCCGCGGGCGTGTCCGCCGCCGCGACGACCGCCTCCACC belongs to Amycolatopsis tolypomycina and includes:
- a CDS encoding TetR/AcrR family transcriptional regulator gives rise to the protein MPRPRVHDLDALLDVAERLVASSTDVTVRGLAAAAGVPNGTIYHAFGSLSALLAQVWLRAATAFLDLQTSLVDQAPSPVEAVVAAADTPAEFALLRPDGARMLLKVRGDRLFGPELPDELAEALHAVDKRLVALLVRLARQLWDRGDGLAVEVITTCVVDLPTAFFRRDITDPLVRERLAAAVRAVLTVPPREKDRP